CCTCTACGTGCCGCCGACGCCGACCGAGGCGATCATAGCGACCGAGGACAAGCTCACCGCCGACGGCTATCGCAAGCAGTTGCAAACCAACTACGCGATCAAGCTGCCCCCCGATGCGATCACGCCGTACATCGACGCCCGCTTCAATATCAAGGGCAGCCCCGACTACCCGCGCTGGCTGCGCGCCTTTGTCAGCTCGGGGCAGATGATCTATCGCGAGCCGGTCGCGCATGAGATTCCTCTCATCACCGAACCTACGCTGTTCATCATGGGCGCCGACGACCACAACGCGCCGGGCCGGCCGAACGCGCCGGAAGCCCTACGGCCCAGGATGGGTCAGAACGCCGAACTGGCGAAGGCGTTCGCGGCGAAGATGGCAAATGCGCGCGCCGAGGTCATTCCGGACACCGGCCACCTGGTCTTCCTGGAGGCTCCGGACAAGTACAAGGAGTTGGTGCTGGGCTTTCTCGGCCGCTAGAGCCTTGTCGAGCGACGTGGATACCGGTGAGCGTCCAGACAACGCGTCAAACAAGAACCTGGAGCCCGTTCCGATTCATCGGGACGGGCTCCAGCGCCATCCGCGTCGCATGAAGCCGTGCCCGGAGAATGTTCATGCCGCATTCAGGTCATGATTGGCAGGTTTGGATCGCGCCGGGTCGGCATGTTGCAAAATTTAACATGTCGAATCGTGTCTTTTGATTCATTGTGCGCCACAAACGCCAAGCCGCCAAAGACTTGCTTCAGAGACTGCGACCAGAGACTTGCCACCAGAGACTTGCCCCCAAAGACTTGCTCCAAGGACGAGAAGGAAGATCACATGAAATACCTGTTCGCCGCCGCCATGCTCGCCAGCGCGGTCGTCGGTTTCAGCGAGGCCGCCAGCGCCGCGCAAGGTTGCGGCCCGGGCTGGTATCGTGGCCCCTATGGTGGCTGCCGCCCGATGCGCGGCGCGGTCGTCGTGCGCCCGGCCCCCGTGTATGTAGCCCCGCCCGTCGTCGTGGTGCCGCGCGCGCGCGTGTGCCCCTACGGCTTCCGTTGGTATGCCGGCCGCTGCCGCCCGTTCTGATCTCTTTGCATCGCAAGATGGCCGCGCAGGTTCAGCCTGCGCGGCCATTTTCGTTTCAGGCTTGCTGCCGCCGATCCAACGACCCTGGAATTCGAGCGGCCTGGAATCGAAACGGGGACCGCGGCCGCGATCCCCGTCCAATTCGCGGCTTGCCGCGGCTCACCAATGACGGCGATGCCAGCGGCGTCGGCGCCAGCCCCAATGACGGTGGCGCCAGCCGTGATGGCGGCCACGCCAGTGCACCTGTTCGGGCGTCAGCCTGTCTGCTTCCTCGCTGCTGGTGACGGCAGGGCGAGCGTCGGGGTTGCCTTGCGGCATGCGGGCGGGATCGCCGACCGGCTGCGGTGACAGCGGCGCGGCCTGCGCGGTCGCTGCAAAAGCGGCGGCGCCCGCCGTCAGTCCCAATGCAAATTTCAGAAAGTTCCGGCGCTCCATGACATGTCCTCTGAGCTATCTGGCAAGTGATGCAGAGGAAGTTTCGCGGTCACGACATGAACCAAGGCTGAAGCGCGCGTTCAGATTCGTTACGATGCAGACATTGAATGTGTCCTACTTCGCAAACTCCTGCGCCAGCACCAGCGTCTCGCGCGAGCGCTTGACGTCGGGCCAGTCGCGGTTGAAATCGGCGACGAGCTGCTTGAGCGCTTCGCCCTTGAGCATCGCCGCAAGCTTGGCCTCGTCGTCGAACTGATACATCGCCTGATGCAGCGCGGGATCATCGAGGCTCCAGAACCGCCACGCCTTGCTCACGCCGAATGCCTTCACCGCGTCGGGCACATGTTCGGTCTCGTACCATCTGTCGAATGCGGCGCGCTGGGCGGGATCGGCGACGATGGCGCGGACGACGAAGAAAGCTGCCGGCATCGGATTTCCTCCTGTTGTTTGCGGCAAGCTTAGCTGCTCCAGTGACCGGCGGCAAAAAAGAGTTGGCACCGGTGTCGGAACGGGCGCCCTTCGCTCGTCCTTTGTTTCGAACCAGCACATTTTTTGAATCAGGACATGGAGACAGCAAATGGCCGACCTTACCCTGACCACTTTCAATTGGGTTCCCGAAGCGCCGCGCGGGTTCGTGCGCGATCTCCGCGTGCGCTGGGCGCTCGAAGAGGCCGCCTTGCCCTATCGCGTCGCCAGCGCCCCGTTCGACGACCGCGGGCCTGCGCATCTCGCGCACCAGCCGTTCGGCCAGGTGCCGTGGCTGACCGACGGCGACATCTCGATCTTCGAGACCGGCGCTATCCTGCTGCATCTCGGCGGCCTGAGCACGAAGCTGATGCCCACCGATAGGCGCGGCCGCACTGAAGCCACGGAATGGGTGTTCGCCGCGCTCAATTCGGTGGAGATGGCCAGCCTGCCCTGGGGAATGTCGAAGTTCATGGGACATCCGACCGACACGGCGGCGTTCAAATTCGTCGATGACTTCCTCAAGCTGCGCCTTGGGCATCTCGAGCCGGTGCTGTCCAGCCGCGAATGGCTGGCAGGCTCCTTCTCCGTCGCCGACATCCTGATGGCGGACGTGCTGCGCGTCGTCGATGGTTTCGGCGCGCTTGCGGACAGTCCCGCCTGCCGTACCTACGTCGCACGCGCGACGGCCCGCCCGGCCTTCGCCAAGGCCCACGCCGACCAGATGGCGCATTTCGCTGCGGCCGATAAGGCGCGCAAAACGTGATGCGCCTCACACAATCAATCCCGTGCCCGGCATACAGTCGCCACCGAAAGGAAGCAGTTCAAAAGGTGACCCATGGTCCGCATCGAATATCTCAAGCGACAGATCGCCCGCGCTGAGCGGCTGGCCAAAGCCATCCTCGACCGGCAGACCGCCGATCGACTTCAAGCCTTCGCCGCCGAATGCCGCACCGAATTGTCGGAGCTGACGCTCAAGCGCGCTGCGTGAGGCGTGGGGGCGCCGGATGCGTGAAATACGTAGGGCGGATTAGCGCCAGCGTAATCCGCCACTTCTCCATCTGGTGACACACACCTTGGTGGATTACGCTATCGCTAATCCACCCTACCCGTCACACAAGCTTCAGCGGAGCATCGGCGACGATGCGCAGGTCGATGCTGCCGATCAGTGCCGCACGCCGCGCCTCCGCAGCGCTGATGGCGTCGTCCGTCTGCCGCAGCGTCGAGATGTTCGAACCGAGCGAGACGATCCCGCCCAGCACCAGCGCAATCGATCCGAGGGCTGCGGTCGTGCCGAACCCGAACACACCGAGGATCGTCACCAGCAGCAGCGCCGCCCCGCCCCCGATCGCGATCTTGGACGCGAGGATGTATTTGCGGCAGCGCTCGGCGATCTCGGCGAGCCGCTCGATGCGATCCTCGATGTCGGAGATTTCGTCAGTGGGATCGTTTTCGGTCATCGGATTTGCGAGCGAGCAGTTCGGAGAACAAACGAACTTCGGTTATGGAGCACGCGACGGCCTAAGACACCGGCCCAACGCATGCAGGAACAGGCCCGAGCGACATGGCGGGCTCGCGCTCGGAATCACTTGGGCCGGCCGCATCGGAATCGTTCCCGAAGCCGGGCAAGACCCTGACCCGAACAGCCACCCTGTCCCGCCTTCGATCGGTGATTGCTTCGTATCGAAGGCTATCCGGCCCGCTGTAACCAGGTCGCGCCAGATAGAAAATGCTTATGCCGCGGACCCAGCGCCCGATACAAGCTCGGTCGCTTCCAGAGTCGCCCACCACCTCGAAATCCTCGATACGATAACAGACGACCCCATGTTCCGGTGACTTCATGAGCAAGAGCCGGGGAAGCTCGACCGGCGCGCATGTATTGTCGGCGTCGGCGTAGCCTTCGATAACGGTCTCTTCCGCCGTTCGGGCGGTGACGGTCATCTCGCTGTCCTGGGCAAAGCACGATATGTCTATCGCCAGGACCGCGGACGACACGCCCAATATCAGGCCGCACGATTCAATGGCGCGCCGCCATGATCTCGATCGACGACGCCAAATTGCCACCGGCGTGCCCTTCCCTCACAACGGCAAATTGTCGTGCTTCTTCGCCGGCGTTTCCACCTTCTTGTCCTTCAGCATCGACAGCGCCCGCGCGATCCGCTTCCGCGTCGAGTGCGGCATGATGACGTCGTCGATGTAGCCGCGCTCGGCGGCGATGAAGGGTGACAGGAAGCGGTCCTCGTATTCCTTGGTGCGCGCGGCGATCTTGTCGGGGTCGCCGATGTCTGAGCGGAAGATGATCTCGACCGCGCCCTTGGCGCCCATCACCGCGATCTGGGCGGTCGGCCAGGCGTAGTTCATGTCGGCGCCGATTTCCTTGGAGGCCATGACGTCGAAGGCGCCGCCATAGGCCTTGCGGGTGATGATGGTGACCAGCGGCACGGTGCACTGCGAATAGGCGAACAGCAGCTTGGCGCCGTGCTTGATCAGGCCGCCATATTCCTGCGCGGTGCCCGGCAGGAAGCCGGGAACGTCGACGAAGGTGACAATCGGGATGTTGAAGGCATCGCAGAAGCGAACGAAGCGCGCGGCCTTGCGCGAGGCGTCGCTATCGAGCACGCCGGCCAGCACCATCGGCTGGTTGGCGACGAAGCCGACGGTGCGGCCGGCGATGCGGCCGAAGCCCGTGACGATGTTCTTGGCGAACATGTCGGCGATCTCGAAGAAGTCGCCCTCGTCCACGACCTTCAGGATCAATTCCTTCATATCGTAGGGCTTGTTCGGATTGTCGGGGATCAGCGTGTCGAGCGACATGTCGACCCGCTCGATGTCGTCGAAGCTCGGCCATTCCGGCACGCCGTCGCTGTTGTTGGACGGCAGGAAGTCGATCAGGCGACGCATCTGCAAGAGCGTCTCGACGTCGTTCTCGAAGGCACCGTCGGCGATCGAGGAGCGCGTGGCGTGCACCGAGGCGCCGCCGAGTTCTTCCGCCGTGACGACCTCGTTGGTGACGGTCTTCACCACGTCGGGGCCGGTGACGAACATGTAGCTGGTGTTCTTCACCATGAAGATGAAGTCGGTCATCGCAGGCGAATAGACGTCGCCGCCGGCGCAGGGGCCCATGATGACGGAGATCTGCGGGATCACGCCCGAGGCCAGCACGTTGCGGCGGAACACGTAGGAATAGCCGGCGAGTGCTGCGACGCCCTCCTGGATGCGGGCGCCGCCCGCGTCATAGAGGCCGATGATGGGCGCCCGCGCCTTCATCGCCATGTCCTGCAGCTTGGTGATTTTGAGCGCGTGGGTCTCGGACAGCGAGCCGCCGAACACCGTGAAGTCCTTGGCGAACACGAAGGTCTTGCGGCCGTTAACGGTGCCCCACCCCGTGACGACGCCGTCGCCGGGCACCTTGTTCTTCTCCATGCCGAACTCGGTGGAGCGGTGCTCGACGAACATGTCGAACTCCTCGAACGACCCCTTGTCGAGCAGCAGTTCGATGCGCTCGCGCGCGGTCAGCTTGCCGCGGGCGTGCTGCGCCTCGATGCGCTTCTCCCCGCCGCCGAGCTTGGCGCCGGCGCGACGATCTTCAAGGGCGTCCAGGATGTGTTTCATTTGCTCCCGCCAGTTCTTAGATGATGCGGGGTTCTAACACGGCATTTTGCGGCCCGGAAAGCGCCTTTCCGCGCAGCAAGGCTGCCTTGTCCGGCCCGAAAGCTTGAGGGATTACAGGGTTTTGCCCGGGGAGACGAGCATGAGCGACGGAACGGCCCAGGCTGGCGCGGCGACGGGCGGCGTCAACATCCTGCTGCGGCTGGAGGGCCTTACCCTGTTTATCGGGATGGTGATGCTCTACTGGGCCTGGGACGGCTCCTGGCTGGCCTTTGCCGTGCTCTTCTTCGTCCCGGATCTCAGCTTCCTAGCCTACCTGTCCGACGCCAAATTCGGCGCGCTGGTCTACAACGCTGCCCATAGCTACCTGGCGCCGGTGTCGCTGCTGACGCTGGGCTTCGGCCTCGGCTCGCCGCTCACCTTGTCGATCGCCTTGATCTGGCTGGCCCATATCGGCATCGACCGGGCCCTCGGCTATGGCCTGAAATATTCTGCCGGGTTCGGCTTTACCCATCTGGGCCGGATCGGGCGGCAAAAGGACGCCTGACGCCAGCTGCGGCTGACTGCGTAGCCCGGGTGAGCGACGCGATACCCGGGGACGGTTTGCGCCTGGAATCCCGGATGTCGCTTCGCTCATCCGGGCTACGAAACCGCATTTGCCGCGCCAGCCAGTTGACCTCGCCTGCCGATTCAGGCTTGCTTCGCGCTCGCGATCAGGCGCCGAATGTTGCGTGAGGCCAGTCGGTACGGCGGCGGTCACCACGGCTTGGCTTTGGCATCACACATGTCCGCGACGGTCGTCCCCCTGCCGCCGAGTTCGTCGTCCGAAACCATCGACTTCCTGCGGCGGATGGCCAGCATGGTGTCGGGGCGGAACGGCGAGACGCTGCTGCGCGCCGCAAGCCTGATCGAGTCGCTGACACAACGGGCGATGTCGGCCGAGCGGCTCTATCACGAGCAGCAGGATGCGAGCACGCGCAATGCCGAGCTGCGCGAGGCCGCCGAGCACACCTCCGATGCCATGGTCGGCCAGATCGAGGCGTTGCGGGCGCAGCTTGCCGAAATCACCGCGACAGCCGCGGCCGAGCGCGCCGCCTTCGATGCCGAGCGCGGCAAGCTGATCGGCCTGATGCAGAATGCCGAGAGCCATATCGGCAAGCTCACGACCGAGCTGGACGGCTTGCGCGCCTCCGTCGACAGCTTCAACGCGACCGCCGTCTCGGTGCCGATCGAGGTGCTGCGGCTGGCGCGGACGCAGTTCGACGTCCTCTCCGCCGGCTTCGCCCGCAAAGGCGACGTGATCTCGCAGGCGATGAGCGAGATCGGCGGCTTTGCGATCGACCAGGCGCTGACGATGAAGAAGACGGCCGACCAGGGCTGAGGCGTTGGGGCTCGTCGTGCCCGGGCTTGTCCCGGGCCTCCACGTCGCGCTGCTAGAGAAGGTCGTGGATGGCCGGGACAAGCCCGGCCATGACGATCCTTTGCCGTTGATGGGACTAGGGCTCGCCCGGCTTGAACGGCTCTTGCTTGTCCGGCGGCACCGTCTCTTCCGCCATCGCCAGCAGCATTGCGACCATCACGTAGTTGCCGGACACGGCGGTGAGATCGACGATCTGCTGATCGTTGAACGCCTTCTTCGCCCGCGCATAGGTCTCATCGCTGACCTTCTTGGTCGTGGTGAGCTCGGTGACGAAGTCGTAGACCACCGCCTCGTCCTCGGCCATCTTCGACGGTCGCTTGTTGGCCTTCAGCTCCGCGATGATATCAGGCGAGAGGCCCGCTTTCGCCGCCAGCGGCGCATGCGCGAACCATTCGACCTGCGAGCGCCACTGCCGCCCGATGATCAGGATCGCGAACTCGTTGAGCTTGGTGGGAACCGAGGTCTCCCAGCGCAGATAGTAGAACAGATCGAACAGGCGCTGGCCGAGCACGGGGCTGCGGATCATCGGATTGTAGGGACCGCCGATGCCGACGCTCGACACCTTCATGATCTGCTCGCCGAGCGGCTTCTGCTTGGCGTCAAGCTGGTCCATCGTAAGCTGCGGAAAGCGCGGCTCCTTACTGGTGGCGGGGCCGGCGAACATGGTGGCGGCGAGCCAGCCGCCGGCGGCGGCAAGCGTGAGCGACGACAGCCAGAGCGGCGTTGAGTTCATTTTATCCTCCCGGTTTTCTTTCTTGGCGGAAGGATGCTAATCGCGCAGCGCCCGCGCGACAGCGCTAGATCGCGCCGATCTCGGCAAGGCAGGCTTGCGTCAGCGGCATGCGCTCGCCGACGAGGCGCGTCTCCTTGCAATCCATGTTGAGCGCGAACACGGTGTGCGCCCCGCCCTTT
The sequence above is drawn from the Bradyrhizobium amphicarpaeae genome and encodes:
- a CDS encoding carboxymuconolactone decarboxylase family protein, encoding MNSTPLWLSSLTLAAAGGWLAATMFAGPATSKEPRFPQLTMDQLDAKQKPLGEQIMKVSSVGIGGPYNPMIRSPVLGQRLFDLFYYLRWETSVPTKLNEFAILIIGRQWRSQVEWFAHAPLAAKAGLSPDIIAELKANKRPSKMAEDEAVVYDFVTELTTTKKVSDETYARAKKAFNDQQIVDLTAVSGNYVMVAMLLAMAEETVPPDKQEPFKPGEP
- a CDS encoding acyl-CoA carboxylase subunit beta, with amino-acid sequence MKHILDALEDRRAGAKLGGGEKRIEAQHARGKLTARERIELLLDKGSFEEFDMFVEHRSTEFGMEKNKVPGDGVVTGWGTVNGRKTFVFAKDFTVFGGSLSETHALKITKLQDMAMKARAPIIGLYDAGGARIQEGVAALAGYSYVFRRNVLASGVIPQISVIMGPCAGGDVYSPAMTDFIFMVKNTSYMFVTGPDVVKTVTNEVVTAEELGGASVHATRSSIADGAFENDVETLLQMRRLIDFLPSNNSDGVPEWPSFDDIERVDMSLDTLIPDNPNKPYDMKELILKVVDEGDFFEIADMFAKNIVTGFGRIAGRTVGFVANQPMVLAGVLDSDASRKAARFVRFCDAFNIPIVTFVDVPGFLPGTAQEYGGLIKHGAKLLFAYSQCTVPLVTIITRKAYGGAFDVMASKEIGADMNYAWPTAQIAVMGAKGAVEIIFRSDIGDPDKIAARTKEYEDRFLSPFIAAERGYIDDVIMPHSTRKRIARALSMLKDKKVETPAKKHDNLPL
- a CDS encoding glutathione S-transferase family protein, with the protein product MADLTLTTFNWVPEAPRGFVRDLRVRWALEEAALPYRVASAPFDDRGPAHLAHQPFGQVPWLTDGDISIFETGAILLHLGGLSTKLMPTDRRGRTEATEWVFAALNSVEMASLPWGMSKFMGHPTDTAAFKFVDDFLKLRLGHLEPVLSSREWLAGSFSVADILMADVLRVVDGFGALADSPACRTYVARATARPAFAKAHADQMAHFAAADKARKT
- a CDS encoding twin-arginine translocation signal domain-containing protein; protein product: MERRNFLKFALGLTAGAAAFAATAQAAPLSPQPVGDPARMPQGNPDARPAVTSSEEADRLTPEQVHWRGRHHGWRHRHWGWRRRRWHRRHW
- a CDS encoding DUF4260 domain-containing protein; the encoded protein is MSDGTAQAGAATGGVNILLRLEGLTLFIGMVMLYWAWDGSWLAFAVLFFVPDLSFLAYLSDAKFGALVYNAAHSYLAPVSLLTLGFGLGSPLTLSIALIWLAHIGIDRALGYGLKYSAGFGFTHLGRIGRQKDA
- a CDS encoding GCG_CRPN prefix-to-repeats domain-containing protein — encoded protein: MKYLFAAAMLASAVVGFSEAASAAQGCGPGWYRGPYGGCRPMRGAVVVRPAPVYVAPPVVVVPRARVCPYGFRWYAGRCRPF